One segment of Spiroplasma kunkelii CR2-3x DNA contains the following:
- the gyrB gene encoding DNA topoisomerase (ATP-hydrolyzing) subunit B, translated as MGDNYNSESIQILEGLEAVRKRPGMYIGATNARGLHHLVWEIVDNSIDEVLANFANKIKIIINKDESITVVDNGRGIPIEIHPKTKVSTLETVFTILHAGGKFDSNTYKISGGLHGVGASVVNALSKYLKVEVRKNNKKYVMEFHNGGQILTSIKEVGSTSETGTTVTFLPDEKIFKETTIFSFSTIQNRIKQLAFLNKGLEISLVDLREDDEEKMVVYQFNNGIKDYVLELNKTIGTPLNDVFYVEGIEDNIVVEFGLQYNDNYSENIFSFCNNINTHEGGTHEEGIKLAIVREINNYFKNINKNNKGNEDKFIWDDIKEGMTTIISIRHPDPLYEGQTKTKLENSEVKKIVSNIVGKGLSSYLLENPEDAKKIIEKISLSLKARIAAQRAKETTRRKTVMDSFSLPGKLADCETKDAKIAELYIVEGDSAGGSAKSGRNRKFQAILPLRGKILNVEKAKQIKIFENNEINSIITALGAGIKDNFNYKKLRYQKVIIMTDADVDGAHIRILLLTFFYRYMKDLIENGNIYIAQPPLFKIQNGNKIQYAYSDNELELYKKELLKQNKNYTIQRYKGLGEMNPEQLWETTMDPEQRLLLKVSVNNAFETNLICNELMGENVEPRKKFIRENAKYVKNLDV; from the coding sequence ATGGGTGATAATTATAATTCAGAATCAATTCAAATTTTAGAAGGTTTAGAAGCAGTTCGAAAACGACCAGGTATGTATATTGGGGCGACAAATGCTAGAGGCTTACATCATTTAGTTTGAGAAATTGTTGATAACTCAATTGATGAAGTTTTAGCTAATTTTGCTAATAAAATTAAAATTATCATTAATAAAGATGAATCAATTACAGTTGTTGATAATGGCCGTGGAATTCCAATTGAAATTCACCCAAAAACAAAAGTTTCAACATTAGAAACTGTTTTTACTATTTTACATGCAGGAGGAAAATTTGATTCAAATACATATAAAATTTCTGGTGGCTTACATGGAGTAGGAGCTAGTGTTGTTAATGCTTTAAGTAAATATTTAAAAGTTGAAGTTAGAAAAAATAATAAAAAATATGTAATGGAGTTTCATAATGGTGGTCAAATTTTAACATCAATTAAAGAAGTTGGTTCAACTTCAGAAACTGGAACAACAGTAACTTTTTTACCAGATGAAAAGATTTTTAAAGAAACAACAATTTTTAGTTTTTCAACAATTCAAAATCGAATTAAACAATTAGCTTTTTTAAATAAAGGATTAGAAATATCATTAGTTGATTTACGAGAAGATGATGAAGAAAAAATGGTTGTTTATCAATTTAATAATGGAATTAAAGATTATGTTTTAGAATTAAATAAAACAATTGGTACGCCACTAAACGATGTTTTTTATGTTGAAGGAATAGAAGATAATATTGTTGTTGAATTTGGGTTACAATATAATGACAATTATTCAGAAAATATTTTTTCTTTTTGTAATAACATTAATACCCATGAGGGTGGAACCCACGAAGAAGGTATTAAATTAGCCATTGTTCGTGAAATAAATAATTATTTTAAAAATATTAATAAAAATAATAAAGGTAACGAAGATAAATTTATTTGAGATGATATTAAAGAAGGAATGACAACAATAATTTCTATTCGTCATCCGGATCCACTATATGAAGGTCAAACTAAAACAAAGTTAGAAAACAGTGAAGTTAAAAAAATTGTTTCTAATATTGTTGGAAAAGGATTAAGTAGTTATTTGTTAGAAAATCCAGAAGATGCAAAAAAAATTATTGAAAAAATAAGTTTATCATTAAAAGCAAGAATTGCTGCACAACGTGCAAAAGAAACAACACGTCGTAAGACCGTAATGGATAGTTTTTCATTACCAGGTAAATTAGCAGATTGTGAAACAAAAGATGCTAAAATAGCTGAACTTTATATTGTTGAAGGGGATTCTGCTGGTGGAAGTGCTAAATCTGGTCGAAATCGAAAATTTCAAGCAATTTTACCATTACGAGGAAAAATTTTAAATGTTGAAAAAGCAAAACAAATTAAAATATTTGAAAATAATGAAATTAATTCAATTATTACCGCATTAGGAGCAGGTATTAAAGATAATTTTAATTATAAAAAATTACGTTATCAAAAGGTAATTATTATGACTGATGCTGATGTTGATGGTGCACATATTCGAATTTTATTATTGACATTTTTTTATCGTTATATGAAAGATTTGATTGAAAATGGCAATATTTATATTGCTCAACCACCACTATTCAAAATTCAAAATGGTAATAAGATTCAATATGCTTATAGTGATAATGAATTAGAACTTTATAAAAAAGAATTATTAAAACAAAATAAAAATTATACAATTCAACGTTATAAAGGATTAGGAGAAATGAATCCAGAACAATTATGAGAAACAACAATGGATCCAGAACAGCGTTTATTATTGAAAGTTTCTGTTAATAATGCATTTGAAACAAATTTAATTTGTAATGAATTAATGGGTGAAAATGTTGAACCACGAAAAAAATTTATTCGTGAAAATGCAAAATATGTTAAAAATTTAGATGTCTAG
- the gyrA gene encoding DNA gyrase subunit A, with product MKSENDGYDYDGKIRDIDIADEMKNGFLDYAMSVIVSRAIPDVRDGLKPVHRRIIYAMWDLNMTYDKQHKKSARIVGEVIGKYHPHGDTAVYETMVRMAQDFSYRYPLIDGHGNFGSMDGDAPAAMRYTEAKMSKIAGELIKDIEKETTIFIDNYDGSEEEPTFLPGYFPNLLVNGASGIAVGMATNIPPHNLNEVIDGVIAVTKNPEITTVELMKIIKGPDFPTGALITAGNGLIKAYETGNGAITIRSKIDIEENNNKRRIIVSEIPYQINKAKLLERIAELIRDKIINGISDLRDESNMEGVRIVLELKRDAQENVILNKLYKLTPLQTNFSLNILALYKNQPRVMGLKQILKYFIEHQIDIIIKRSQFELKKNCNRLIILEGLKIALDNIDEVITIIKQSQTIQIASNALINKFNLVVEQAWAILEMRLQRLTGLEIEKIINEIKNIKIAITELKEIINNSEKQIDIMITELTKIKKKYGDERRSHIIKEELTEIDPEELIRREDILIMLTQDGYVKRVADDTFKLQNRGGKGIIGLANIEDSLKKIISANSIDSLLIFSNFGKVYKLRAYQIETYSRHARGLPIINLIAIDKTENIQTIIAIDESISTEDNLFFVTKKGLIKKTKISEFNQIRQTGKVAIELKDNDELVSVIITKGHDDVIIGNNIGKVIRFNEEEIRPMIRQSVGVKGIANNAVGETIGVSSGRSGKYVLSVTENGYAKKTAIENYRLTGRNTNGVKSINLTDKTGYLKFVQAVNGDEDILVGTKKGNIIRFSLEQIPLFGRTTSGVKIMRLEQDDKLEVIEILKNKISIEGEK from the coding sequence ATGAAATCAGAAAATGATGGATATGATTATGATGGTAAAATTCGTGATATTGATATTGCTGATGAAATGAAAAATGGCTTTTTAGATTATGCAATGTCAGTTATTGTTTCACGTGCAATTCCTGATGTTCGTGATGGATTAAAACCAGTTCATCGCCGTATTATTTATGCAATGTGAGATTTAAATATGACTTATGATAAACAACATAAGAAATCAGCTCGAATTGTTGGTGAAGTAATTGGGAAATATCATCCCCATGGTGATACTGCTGTTTATGAAACAATGGTTCGGATGGCACAAGATTTTTCTTATCGTTATCCTTTAATTGATGGGCATGGAAATTTTGGTTCAATGGATGGTGATGCTCCAGCTGCAATGCGATATACGGAAGCAAAAATGAGTAAAATTGCTGGTGAACTAATCAAAGATATTGAAAAAGAAACAACAATTTTTATTGACAATTATGATGGCAGTGAAGAAGAACCGACTTTTTTACCAGGATATTTTCCAAATTTATTAGTTAATGGTGCTAGCGGAATTGCTGTTGGAATGGCAACTAATATTCCACCTCATAATTTGAATGAAGTAATTGATGGTGTTATTGCGGTAACAAAAAATCCTGAAATAACAACTGTTGAATTAATGAAAATTATTAAAGGACCTGATTTTCCAACGGGAGCATTAATTACGGCTGGAAACGGCTTAATTAAAGCTTATGAAACAGGAAATGGAGCAATTACAATTCGTTCAAAAATTGATATTGAAGAAAATAATAATAAAAGACGAATTATTGTGTCAGAGATTCCATATCAAATTAATAAAGCAAAATTGTTGGAACGAATTGCAGAATTAATTCGCGACAAAATTATTAATGGAATTAGTGATCTTCGTGATGAATCAAACATGGAAGGGGTTCGTATTGTTTTAGAATTAAAACGTGATGCTCAAGAAAATGTTATTTTAAATAAGTTATATAAATTAACACCACTTCAAACTAATTTTTCGTTAAATATTTTAGCATTATACAAAAACCAACCAAGAGTAATGGGTTTAAAACAAATTTTAAAATATTTTATTGAACATCAAATTGATATTATTATTAAACGTAGTCAGTTTGAATTAAAGAAAAATTGTAATCGTTTAATAATTTTAGAAGGATTAAAAATTGCGCTTGATAATATTGATGAAGTAATTACAATTATTAAACAATCACAAACAATACAGATTGCATCAAATGCTTTAATTAATAAATTTAATTTAGTAGTTGAACAAGCATGAGCAATTTTAGAAATGCGCTTACAAAGATTAACTGGATTAGAAATTGAAAAAATTATTAATGAAATTAAAAATATTAAAATAGCAATAACTGAATTAAAAGAGATTATTAATAATAGTGAAAAACAAATTGATATTATGATTACGGAATTAACAAAAATCAAGAAAAAATATGGTGATGAGCGGCGTAGTCACATTATTAAGGAAGAGTTAACAGAAATTGATCCAGAAGAATTAATTCGCCGGGAAGATATTTTAATTATGTTAACACAAGATGGTTATGTTAAACGAGTAGCTGATGATACTTTTAAATTACAAAATCGTGGTGGAAAAGGGATTATTGGTTTAGCAAATATTGAAGATAGTTTAAAGAAAATTATTAGTGCTAATAGTATTGACTCATTATTAATTTTTTCAAATTTTGGAAAAGTGTATAAATTACGAGCTTATCAAATTGAAACATATTCACGACATGCACGGGGGTTACCAATTATTAATTTAATCGCAATTGATAAAACAGAAAACATTCAAACAATTATTGCTATAGATGAGTCAATTTCAACAGAGGATAATTTATTTTTTGTGACAAAAAAAGGTCTTATTAAAAAAACAAAGATAAGTGAATTTAATCAAATTCGTCAAACAGGAAAAGTAGCAATTGAGTTAAAAGATAATGATGAATTAGTAAGCGTGATTATTACAAAAGGACATGATGATGTTATTATTGGAAATAATATTGGAAAAGTAATTCGATTTAATGAAGAAGAAATTAGGCCAATGATACGACAATCAGTAGGGGTTAAAGGAATTGCTAATAATGCTGTTGGAGAAACCATTGGGGTTAGTTCAGGACGGTCTGGGAAATATGTTTTATCAGTAACTGAAAATGGTTATGCAAAAAAAACAGCAATTGAAAATTATCGTTTGACAGGACGAAATACTAATGGTGTTAAGTCAATTAACTTAACAGATAAAACAGGATATTTAAAATTTGTTCAAGCTGTAAATGGTGATGAAGATATTTTAGTAGGAACAAAAAAAGGAAATATTATTCGTTTTTCGCTAGAACAAATTCCATTATTTGGTCGAACAACATCGGGTGTTAAAATTATGCGATTAGAACAAGATGATAAATTAGAAGTTATTGAAATTTTAAAAAATAAAATTAGCATTGAAGGAGAAAAATAA
- the serS gene encoding serine--tRNA ligase, with protein MLDQKKIVENFDKIIKKLNRRHDDFSYLQNIKKLSVQRRELIVKSEKLKEKQNLESKKVGILIAEKKDQEVQTIKELISTIKQKIEVIDEQLNKVEEKIKAILEVTPNVPDDLVPSGKDENDNVEIRKWGKISNHKKVKEHWEVATALDLIDFDRGTKISGSRFVVYKGMGAKLERALMNFMLDEHAKRDYIEIEPPILVQPQIMYGTGNLPKFKEDLYYIEKDNLYLIPTAEVPVTNLYREEILDKDQLPIYHTAYTPCFRQEAGSAGRNTKGIIRLHQFKKVEMVKFTTEEASFEELEKMVLDAENILQLLEIPYRVILLCSGDMGFSSTKTYDVEVWMPGQNKYREISSCSNCLDFQARRMKLRYRDVNNEIKYVHTLNGSGLAIDRLIAAILENYQNEDGTITIPQKLQPYFQGQTVIV; from the coding sequence ATGTTAGATCAGAAAAAAATTGTTGAAAATTTTGACAAAATAATAAAGAAATTAAATCGCCGGCATGATGATTTTTCATATTTACAAAATATTAAAAAATTATCAGTTCAACGTCGCGAATTAATTGTTAAATCAGAAAAATTAAAAGAAAAACAAAATCTTGAATCAAAAAAAGTTGGAATTTTAATAGCAGAAAAAAAAGACCAAGAAGTACAAACAATTAAAGAATTAATTAGTACTATTAAACAAAAAATTGAAGTAATTGATGAACAACTAAATAAAGTTGAAGAAAAAATTAAAGCAATTTTAGAAGTTACGCCTAACGTTCCAGATGATTTAGTTCCTAGTGGGAAAGATGAAAACGATAATGTGGAAATTCGTAAATGAGGTAAAATTTCAAATCATAAGAAAGTAAAAGAACATTGAGAAGTAGCGACAGCATTAGACTTAATTGATTTTGATCGGGGAACTAAAATATCAGGTTCACGTTTTGTAGTATATAAAGGAATGGGAGCTAAATTAGAACGTGCTTTAATGAACTTTATGTTAGATGAACATGCAAAACGAGATTATATTGAAATTGAACCACCAATTTTAGTACAACCACAAATTATGTATGGAACAGGAAACCTGCCAAAATTTAAAGAGGATTTATATTATATTGAAAAAGATAATTTATATTTAATTCCAACTGCAGAAGTACCAGTAACTAATTTATACCGTGAAGAAATTTTGGATAAAGATCAGTTACCAATTTATCATACTGCTTATACACCATGTTTTCGTCAGGAAGCTGGTTCTGCTGGACGTAATACAAAAGGAATTATTCGTTTACACCAGTTTAAAAAGGTTGAAATGGTTAAGTTTACTACCGAAGAAGCTTCATTTGAAGAATTAGAAAAAATGGTATTAGATGCAGAAAATATTCTTCAATTATTAGAAATCCCATACCGTGTAATTTTGTTGTGTTCAGGTGATATGGGATTTTCTTCAACAAAAACATATGATGTAGAAGTATGAATGCCTGGTCAGAATAAATATCGGGAAATTTCGTCTTGTTCAAATTGTCTTGATTTTCAAGCACGTCGGATGAAATTACGTTATCGTGATGTTAATAATGAAATAAAATATGTTCATACTTTAAATGGATCAGGTTTAGCAATTGATCGTTTAATTGCTGCCATTTTAGAAAATTATCAAAATGAAGACGGGACTATTACAATTCCCCAAAAATTGCAACCTTATTTTCAAGGTCAAACTGTTATTGTTTAA
- a CDS encoding deaminase, which translates to MTDTTLIFNKLYKLSQRAYKKKHVPISALVVDQNGKIIAIGYNKTTKNSITTHAEIYALNQACRKKRTNKISDCSIWVTVEPCMMCLGAIINSGIKVINYYLSNEKYGFLKSNHTFDVSKLKVQHVIKHEKNIILKDLMKKFFEQLR; encoded by the coding sequence ATGACAGATACTACATTAATTTTCAATAAATTATATAAGTTATCACAACGAGCATATAAGAAAAAACATGTTCCAATTTCTGCATTAGTTGTTGACCAAAATGGTAAAATTATTGCCATTGGATATAATAAAACAACAAAAAATTCAATAACAACACACGCTGAGATTTATGCTTTAAATCAAGCATGTCGAAAAAAACGAACAAATAAAATTAGTGATTGTTCAATATGAGTTACTGTTGAACCATGTATGATGTGCCTAGGAGCAATAATTAATTCAGGAATTAAAGTTATTAATTATTATTTATCAAATGAAAAATATGGTTTTTTAAAGTCTAATCATACTTTTGATGTTTCAAAATTAAAAGTTCAACATGTTATAAAACATGAGAAAAATATTATTTTAAAAGATTTAATGAAGAAATTTTTTGAACAATTAAGATAG
- the dnaX gene encoding DNA polymerase III subunit gamma/tau encodes MDYISLYRKYRPNNFDKIVGQIEIKKALKNAIINNTFSHAYLFSGPRGTGKTSIAKIFAKAINCINLDKGNPCNECASCQEINRSGAVDVFEIDAASNNGVDEIREIRNNVQLLPTMTKYKVYIIDEIHMLTNSAFNALLKTLEEPPQHVVFILATTESHKIPATIISRCQQYNFRKISKVELENNIINILQKEEIKYDLVAIKEIALLADGSARDSLSILEQVIMFSDRNVTLENVNIIFATVSKTIKLKLLKDILEYKTAEVLMASKKIYKSGSDFEILTLNLLDILKEIFEFKQTNNSFFLNLLSEEQAKEFVEQLSSKELIMLLDLFTEAASKMRNSKTQEMYFELILLKALAIFENNTKNLQNLKLSDLVILEHTEERKINHDKIEQIYKNIEMIENNYEKDQVISLKNNDEIINLKEPKLPNNQPLFNDEKPNDSSFSNIEQQQDKIILDKNDLQTNFEQKKEKESFQSVGSEQISYGKELECITNLQKYRDDMKNKVNIYEFSNINYSNNQIFNILIKASKEKREKFKNKFMELINEKGKVVQLDKLISFYDVKYVAASEQGLIIVTNTKPEANWISFEMCNWEFRNKIFQAFDFDFIIIALSETEWTSVRNDYVKIRQENKLPKPTLIDIEDFYQNLLVKQIDNYEEYKDVLETGKQIFDNIKIVE; translated from the coding sequence ATGGATTATATTTCTTTATATCGTAAATATCGACCAAATAATTTTGATAAAATTGTTGGACAAATTGAAATTAAAAAAGCTTTAAAAAATGCAATTATAAATAATACATTTTCGCATGCATATTTATTTTCAGGACCACGTGGAACAGGGAAAACTTCGATTGCAAAAATATTTGCAAAAGCAATTAATTGTATTAATTTAGATAAAGGGAATCCGTGCAATGAATGTGCTAGTTGTCAGGAAATAAACCGCTCCGGAGCAGTTGATGTATTTGAAATTGATGCTGCTTCAAATAATGGTGTTGATGAAATTCGAGAAATTAGAAATAACGTTCAGTTACTTCCTACTATGACAAAATATAAAGTTTATATTATTGATGAAATTCATATGTTAACTAATTCAGCTTTTAATGCATTATTAAAAACATTAGAAGAGCCACCACAACATGTTGTTTTTATTTTAGCAACAACTGAAAGTCATAAAATTCCTGCAACAATTATTTCACGTTGTCAACAATATAATTTTCGTAAGATCTCAAAAGTTGAATTAGAAAATAATATTATTAATATTTTACAAAAAGAAGAAATTAAATATGATTTGGTTGCGATTAAAGAAATTGCTCTTTTGGCTGATGGTAGTGCTCGCGATTCATTAAGTATTTTAGAACAAGTAATTATGTTTTCTGATCGAAATGTTACCTTAGAAAATGTAAATATTATTTTTGCAACAGTTTCAAAAACCATTAAATTAAAATTATTAAAAGATATTTTAGAATATAAAACAGCAGAAGTTTTAATGGCTAGTAAAAAAATTTATAAATCAGGTTCTGATTTTGAAATTTTAACATTAAATTTATTAGATATTTTAAAAGAAATTTTTGAGTTTAAACAAACAAATAATTCATTTTTTTTAAATTTATTATCAGAAGAACAAGCAAAAGAATTTGTTGAACAATTAAGTTCAAAAGAATTAATTATGTTACTTGATTTGTTTACTGAAGCAGCAAGCAAAATGCGAAATAGTAAAACACAAGAAATGTATTTTGAATTAATTTTATTAAAAGCTTTAGCAATTTTTGAAAATAATACTAAGAATTTACAGAATTTAAAATTAAGTGATTTAGTGATTTTAGAGCATACAGAGGAAAGAAAAATTAATCATGATAAAATAGAACAAATTTATAAAAATATAGAAATGATAGAAAATAATTATGAAAAAGATCAAGTTATATCATTAAAAAACAATGATGAAATAATTAATTTAAAAGAACCGAAATTACCTAATAACCAACCATTATTTAATGATGAAAAACCTAATGATAGTTCTTTTAGTAACATAGAACAACAACAAGATAAAATAATATTAGATAAAAATGATCTTCAAACTAATTTTGAACAAAAAAAGGAAAAAGAAAGTTTTCAGTCAGTTGGATCAGAGCAAATTTCTTATGGAAAAGAATTAGAATGCATAACTAACTTACAAAAATATCGTGACGATATGAAAAATAAAGTTAATATCTATGAATTTTCTAATATTAATTATTCTAATAATCAAATTTTTAATATTTTAATTAAAGCTAGTAAAGAAAAGAGAGAAAAATTTAAAAATAAATTTATGGAATTAATTAACGAAAAAGGTAAAGTAGTTCAATTAGATAAATTAATTAGTTTCTATGATGTTAAATATGTGGCTGCATCAGAACAAGGACTGATTATTGTAACTAATACAAAACCAGAAGCAAATTGAATTAGTTTTGAAATGTGTAATTGAGAATTTCGCAATAAGATTTTCCAAGCATTTGATTTTGATTTTATTATTATTGCCTTAAGTGAAACTGAGTGAACTAGTGTTCGCAATGATTATGTTAAAATTAGACAAGAAAATAAATTACCAAAACCAACATTAATTGATATTGAAGATTTTTACCAAAATTTATTAGTTAAACAAATTGATAACTATGAAGAATATAAAGATGTTCTTGAAACTGGTAAACAGATTTTTGATAACATTAAGATAGTAGAATAA
- a CDS encoding toprim domain-containing protein: MFCHNNLCEQKKFCVVSNFFYIIKIEPTKVFNGVYHVLNGEINVKNGITPDKLTFSALESRMNDKIIKEVIIAVGATFEGEVTAQYLKIFLQPFNIKISRLAQGIPIGGSLDYIDEGNIKTSFRGT; encoded by the coding sequence TTGTTTTGCCATAATAATTTATGTGAACAAAAAAAGTTTTGTGTTGTTAGCAATTTTTTTTATATTATAAAAATCGAACCAACAAAAGTTTTTAATGGAGTTTATCATGTTTTAAATGGTGAAATTAATGTAAAAAATGGCATTACACCAGATAAATTGACTTTTTCTGCGTTAGAATCCCGAATGAATGATAAAATTATAAAAGAAGTGATTATTGCTGTTGGTGCTACTTTTGAAGGAGAAGTAACAGCTCAATACTTAAAAATATTTTTGCAACCTTTTAATATAAAAATATCACGTTTAGCCCAAGGGATACCAATTGGTGGCTCCTTAGATTATATTGATGAAGGTAACATTAAAACAAGTTTTAGAGGGACGTAA